One genomic window of Cricetulus griseus strain 17A/GY chromosome 3, alternate assembly CriGri-PICRH-1.0, whole genome shotgun sequence includes the following:
- the LOC100758429 gene encoding olfactory receptor 10V1, with amino-acid sequence METINKTARIQFFFRPFSPDPGVQIVIFVAFLVMYLTSLSGNATIAVIVHINHSLHTPMYFFLANLAVLEIFYTSSIAPLALVNLLSMGKTPVSITGCGTQMFFFVFLGGADCVLLAVMAYDRFVAICYPLRYTLIMSWSLCVEMMVGSLVLGFLLSLPLTILIFHLPFCHNNEIYHFYCDMPAVMRLACADTHVHRTALYIISFIVLSIPLSLISVSYVFIITAILRIRSAEGRHRAFSTCSSHIIVVLLQYGCTSFIYLSPRSSYSPEMGRMVSVVYTFITPILNPLIYSMRNKELKDALRKALRKF; translated from the coding sequence AtggaaacaataaacaaaacagccAGGATCCAATTCTTCTTTCGTCCATTCTCACCTGACCCTGGGGTGCAAATAGTGATTTTTGTGGCCTTCTTAGTGATGTACCTGACCAGCCTCAGTGGAAATGCCACAATTGCTGTGATTGTCCATATTAACCACTCACTCCACACCCCCATGTACTTTTTCCTAGCTAACTTAGCAGTTCTGGAAATCTTCTATACATCATCCATTGCACCACTGGCCCTGGTAAATCTTCTCTCTATGGGCAAAACACCTGTTTCCATCACTGGCTGTGGCACCcagatgtttttctttgtcttcttgggTGGAGCTGACTGTGTCCTGCTTGCAGTCATGGCTTACGACAGATTTGTCGCAATCTGCTATCCTCTGAGATATACACTCATCATGAGCTGGTCCTTGTGTGTGGAGATGATGGTGGgatccttggtgctgggatttcTGTTGTCATTGCCACTGACTATTTTAATCTTCCATCTCCCGTTCTGCCATAACAATGAGATCTACCACTTCTACTGCGACATGCCTGCTGTCATGCGCCTGGCGTGTGCAGACACACACGTTCACAGGACTGCCCTGTATATCATCAGCTTCATCGTCCTAAGCATCCCCCTATCTCTGATCTCTGTCTCCTATGTCTTCATCATCACAGCCATTTTACGGATCCGGTCTGCCGAAGGGCGCCATCGCGCTTTCTCTACCTGTTCTTCTCACATCATAGTGGTCCTCCTGCAGTATGGCTGTACCAGTTTTATATATTTGTCCCCCAGGTCCAGCTACTCTCCTGAGATGGGCAGAATGGTGTCTGTGGTCTACACTTTTATCACGCCCATTttaaaccctttgatctacagtaTGAGGAACAAGGAACTGAAAGACGCTCTGAGGAAGGCACTGAGAAAGTTCTAG